A window of Paenibacillus sp. 19GGS1-52 contains these coding sequences:
- a CDS encoding ThiF family adenylyltransferase has translation MIHNEESKKVAPASAEGRDGRYSRQVRFTPFGAEGQLGLASSSVLVVGAGALGTGIAETLARCGVGRIIIADRDYVEWSNLQRQQLYTEEDARQRMPKAAAAKARLQQINSDITIESHVLDVRAEELESLLPGVDLIMDGTDNFDTRLIINDMAQKYNIPWIYGACVGSYGITYTILPGETPCLNCLLGTVPLGGDTCDTVGILPQAVQLVTANGTAEALKLLGGRREQLRGKLLTFDVWRNEHQEIGVSAAKKEHCPSCGSQPIYPYLTAANTERSDVLCGRDTVQIRPARRQQINLEETASRLSRIENGKVDSNPYLVSFREGDYRMVIFADGRALIHGTSDIAAARSFYHRYFG, from the coding sequence ATGATCCATAATGAAGAAAGTAAAAAGGTAGCGCCTGCATCCGCAGAAGGACGGGATGGCCGCTATTCGCGGCAGGTTCGTTTTACACCGTTTGGTGCAGAAGGTCAACTTGGACTTGCGAGTTCCAGTGTGCTTGTAGTAGGCGCCGGTGCGCTGGGCACAGGAATTGCTGAAACATTGGCCCGTTGTGGTGTTGGGCGAATTATTATTGCTGACCGCGACTATGTGGAGTGGAGCAACTTGCAGCGTCAGCAGCTGTATACGGAGGAAGATGCTAGACAGCGCATGCCGAAGGCTGCTGCAGCCAAGGCAAGACTTCAGCAGATAAACTCAGATATAACGATAGAGTCCCATGTTCTGGATGTGCGTGCAGAGGAGCTTGAAAGCTTGCTGCCGGGAGTGGATCTCATTATGGATGGAACGGATAATTTTGATACCCGATTGATTATCAATGACATGGCGCAGAAGTACAACATCCCCTGGATTTATGGAGCCTGTGTAGGCAGCTATGGCATCACTTATACTATTCTTCCAGGTGAGACTCCCTGTCTGAATTGTCTGCTTGGTACGGTTCCGCTGGGTGGAGATACCTGTGACACGGTAGGCATTCTCCCGCAGGCTGTACAACTGGTTACGGCAAACGGTACAGCGGAGGCGCTTAAGCTGTTAGGTGGACGCAGGGAACAGTTGAGAGGCAAGCTGCTTACGTTCGACGTATGGCGTAATGAACATCAAGAGATCGGAGTAAGCGCTGCGAAGAAGGAGCATTGTCCTTCTTGCGGTAGCCAGCCTATTTATCCGTACCTTACTGCGGCCAATACGGAGCGGAGCGATGTGCTTTGCGGGAGGGATACTGTACAGATCCGTCCTGCTCGGCGTCAGCAGATCAATCTGGAGGAGACAGCCAGCCGTTTATCCCGGATCGAAAATGGTAAGGTAGACAGTAATCCCTATCTGGTATCCTTTAGAGAAGGCGACTATCGGATGGTAATTTTCGCCGATGGTAGGGCATTAATTCATGGAACCAGTGATATTGCGGCTGCACGCAGCTTTTATCACCGTTATTTTGGATAA
- a CDS encoding Dabb family protein: MNNGAIRHMALFTLKYSVGALETEAFLKDGADILSAIPVVQNFEVLRQVSAKCEYDFGFSMEFENQEAYETYNNYPSHQTFVKERWDTEVVKFQEIDLTK; this comes from the coding sequence ATGAACAACGGAGCGATCAGACATATGGCTCTATTTACATTGAAATATTCGGTAGGTGCACTAGAGACCGAAGCTTTCCTGAAGGATGGGGCAGACATATTGAGCGCTATACCGGTTGTGCAGAATTTTGAGGTGCTGCGTCAAGTAAGTGCGAAGTGTGAATATGATTTTGGGTTTTCGATGGAATTCGAGAATCAGGAAGCTTATGAGACTTATAATAACTATCCTAGTCATCAGACTTTTGTGAAGGAACGTTGGGATACTGAGGTTGTGAAATTCCAAGAGATCGACTTAACTAAGTAA
- a CDS encoding response regulator transcription factor, translated as MNERIVWYVSEHREEERVALERVLEELGLEATMSEDPEDLRSLLSRVEPVLLLTELYDAGRWEGWDIISAIREEGVVLPVIVISDDRSGEGAVAAFEAGANDYLAKPVHLGEFKCRILNVLGLTRRRQGLNNLLKIDGLILDPSRRLVSREGKEMIMTPKEFDLLYYLAANLGDVCPRNEILRHVWGYHFQADTNVVDVYIRHLRLKVDKGYRNKLIHTVRGTGYVMRAPVSSATC; from the coding sequence GTGAATGAACGAATTGTATGGTACGTGTCTGAGCACCGAGAGGAAGAGCGTGTTGCTCTTGAACGGGTGTTGGAGGAGCTTGGACTGGAGGCAACAATGAGCGAAGATCCTGAGGATCTTCGCTCATTGTTATCCAGAGTAGAGCCTGTTTTACTGCTAACAGAGCTGTATGATGCTGGTAGATGGGAAGGATGGGACATCATATCCGCGATAAGAGAGGAAGGGGTAGTTCTGCCAGTCATAGTTATCTCCGACGATCGTTCCGGTGAAGGGGCTGTGGCGGCTTTTGAAGCGGGAGCTAATGATTATTTGGCAAAACCTGTACATCTAGGTGAATTCAAATGCAGAATTCTTAATGTATTAGGGCTCACCCGTCGAAGACAAGGACTGAATAATCTACTCAAAATCGATGGATTGATACTCGATCCTAGCCGCCGGCTCGTAAGCCGGGAGGGGAAAGAGATGATTATGACTCCCAAAGAATTCGATCTGCTCTATTATCTCGCAGCAAATCTCGGTGATGTATGTCCACGGAACGAAATATTGAGGCATGTATGGGGATATCACTTCCAAGCCGATACTAATGTTGTGGATGTCTATATCAGGCACCTTCGTCTTAAGGTGGATAAAGGCTACCGTAATAAGCTGATTCATACTGTACGCGGGACAGGGTATGTAATGAGGGCGCCAGTGAGCAGCGCCACATGCTGA
- a CDS encoding C40 family peptidase: MIKHQWFKQAIIVGMCTTIGMSTLMATGAGTAPVAAASVTSSTGQAIVNLGKKYMGVRYEFGASTSTTRSFDCSSFMKYIFSKYGVNLPRSSVAQSKVGTAVSKANLRVGDLVFFSSGSRANGRNVTHVAVYAGNGKILHTYGSPGVTISDLNSGNWKRTYLKARRVL, translated from the coding sequence ATGATAAAGCACCAATGGTTTAAACAAGCAATTATAGTAGGAATGTGCACCACGATTGGAATGAGTACTCTGATGGCAACTGGAGCTGGCACAGCACCCGTTGCAGCAGCATCTGTTACTTCTTCAACAGGACAAGCCATCGTTAACCTTGGCAAAAAATATATGGGCGTTCGTTATGAATTTGGGGCATCTACTTCAACAACCCGATCTTTCGACTGCTCTTCGTTCATGAAATATATTTTTAGTAAATATGGCGTTAATTTGCCCCGTTCTTCAGTAGCTCAATCAAAGGTTGGGACGGCTGTCTCGAAAGCTAATCTTCGCGTCGGTGATCTGGTGTTTTTCTCTAGTGGCAGTAGAGCAAACGGCAGAAATGTAACACACGTAGCTGTTTATGCTGGCAACGGAAAAATCCTGCACACATACGGATCTCCAGGTGTAACAATCTCTGATCTCAACTCTGGCAACTGGAAAAGAACCTACCTGAAGGCCCGCCGCGTTCTGTAA
- a CDS encoding thiamine diphosphokinase: protein MPSKRVVIFAGGELSPEYLTLLDEEDFIIGADRGALFLITHGYTPDISVGDFDSIPPGTFEKIQSGSRETITCDAVNKDLTDSEMALDLALNTQPESILMLGVTGTRIDHTLASIQMMTRALQRQVSCSVMDSHNFVTLTGSQALVEERGYTYVSLLPLTPEVTGITLQGFQYPLTDATLKLGQSLGVSNKLAAPIGTVTIESGLLLIIQSKD, encoded by the coding sequence ATGCCGTCCAAACGAGTCGTTATTTTTGCAGGCGGAGAACTGTCTCCGGAGTATTTGACCCTATTAGATGAAGAAGATTTTATTATCGGTGCGGATCGGGGAGCCCTGTTCCTGATTACCCACGGATATACACCTGATATTTCAGTTGGTGATTTTGACTCCATCCCGCCGGGTACGTTTGAAAAGATTCAATCTGGAAGCAGAGAGACCATTACTTGCGACGCAGTAAACAAAGATTTAACAGATAGTGAGATGGCGCTTGATCTGGCGTTAAATACCCAACCTGAATCCATATTAATGTTGGGTGTAACAGGAACAAGAATTGACCATACGCTAGCCAGCATTCAAATGATGACACGCGCACTTCAGCGGCAGGTTAGCTGCTCTGTAATGGACTCCCATAACTTTGTAACACTCACTGGCTCACAGGCCCTTGTTGAAGAGCGGGGATATACTTATGTTTCGCTACTGCCTTTAACTCCAGAAGTGACGGGGATTACACTTCAAGGATTTCAATATCCACTAACAGACGCCACCCTGAAACTTGGACAATCGCTCGGGGTAAGCAATAAGCTAGCAGCTCCAATAGGTACAGTTACCATTGAGAGTGGATTGCTGCTTATTATTCAGAGTAAAGACTAA
- a CDS encoding low molecular weight protein-tyrosine-phosphatase, with the protein MVRVLFVCLGNICRSPMAEAVLRHKISERDLSQEIVVDSAGTGDWHIGKVPHEGTRHILDQKGIGYKDMTARLVISDDFQKFDYIVCMDRSNADNVRKIPGGEQAKLLFFMDLLPEEELREVPDPYFTGNFEQVYDLINAGCDVFLEKIIRENLKA; encoded by the coding sequence ATCGTAAGAGTGCTTTTTGTATGTCTCGGTAATATTTGCCGCTCGCCTATGGCTGAAGCTGTTCTGCGTCACAAAATTAGTGAACGCGATCTATCGCAGGAAATTGTTGTAGACTCAGCTGGGACTGGAGACTGGCATATTGGCAAAGTCCCACATGAGGGGACTCGGCATATTCTTGATCAAAAAGGAATCGGATATAAAGATATGACGGCCCGTCTGGTAATCAGTGACGACTTTCAAAAGTTTGATTATATTGTCTGCATGGACAGATCAAATGCGGATAATGTACGCAAGATCCCCGGCGGAGAGCAGGCCAAGCTGTTGTTCTTCATGGATCTGCTGCCAGAGGAAGAACTGCGGGAAGTACCGGACCCTTATTTCACAGGAAATTTCGAGCAAGTATACGATTTGATTAATGCTGGCTGTGACGTATTTTTGGAGAAAATAATCAGAGAGAACTTGAAAGCGTGA
- a CDS encoding alpha/beta hydrolase-fold protein, translating to MSEPVFLKRTIVKQTIWSEYLQEDRKLRIYLPPGYNEVLSYPVVYCQDGEEFFNFGRIATLAGRLILEENVEPFIIVGVEVDVAVRTQEYAPFGSRFKQYLSCFGEEIIPYIEHNYPVRRTPAERILAGDSLGGSVSLHLALAYPSIFNRILSLSGAFYPESREMLAQEEDLSWLNINMVVGLQETDYKTDTGIYNFVEMNRETKALLESRGATVSYREKDGRHLWGFWQNELPESLLYFLNT from the coding sequence ATGAGCGAACCTGTTTTTCTGAAACGTACAATTGTTAAGCAAACCATCTGGAGCGAATACCTCCAGGAGGACCGAAAACTGCGTATTTACCTTCCACCTGGCTATAACGAAGTTCTTAGTTATCCTGTTGTCTATTGCCAGGACGGTGAGGAGTTCTTCAACTTCGGCCGTATTGCTACACTCGCAGGACGCCTGATTCTCGAAGAAAACGTAGAACCCTTTATTATTGTAGGTGTTGAAGTGGATGTTGCAGTTAGAACGCAAGAATATGCTCCTTTTGGCAGCAGGTTCAAGCAGTACCTCTCTTGCTTCGGCGAAGAGATTATTCCCTACATTGAACACAATTATCCAGTGCGCCGCACCCCTGCTGAACGCATCCTTGCCGGAGATTCGCTCGGAGGCAGTGTTTCGCTTCACCTCGCCTTGGCTTATCCGTCCATTTTCAATCGTATCCTAAGCCTTTCCGGTGCGTTTTATCCTGAATCCCGTGAAATGCTAGCTCAGGAAGAGGATCTCTCTTGGCTTAACATCAACATGGTAGTTGGATTACAGGAAACGGATTACAAGACCGATACCGGTATCTACAATTTTGTTGAAATGAACCGCGAAACTAAAGCTTTGCTTGAGTCACGCGGAGCGACTGTTTCCTACCGGGAAAAGGACGGACGCCATCTCTGGGGATTCTGGCAAAATGAGCTTCCGGAATCACTACTCTATTTCTTAAACACTTAA
- the pdhA gene encoding pyruvate dehydrogenase (acetyl-transferring) E1 component subunit alpha produces the protein MSKVPYEVYTEDVEALSVLSPEGEIINKDKMPALTDDQLKEIMFRMVFTRTWDDRAVNLGRQGRLGFYAPVSGQEATMVGSEFALEKEDFVCPGYRDIPQLVWHGLPLYQAFLYSRGHQHGGEIPEGVNVLMPQIIIGAQILHATGIAMGYKLKKQKSVAIAYTGDGGSSEGDFYEGMNFAGRFKLPVIFFVQNNGYAITTPFAKQTASKSIAHKAIAAGIPGVKVDGMDIFAVISAVQDAAVRARNGEGATLIEAVTYRFRPHSLSDDASKYRSKEEEGQWNEKDPIARLAKYLEKKGLWTDEDTARVREEAKATVNEQIKKAEQTPKMTISGLIDTMYETTPQYLEEQKADFE, from the coding sequence ATGAGCAAAGTTCCTTATGAAGTGTATACAGAGGATGTGGAGGCTCTTTCGGTGCTTTCCCCGGAAGGTGAAATTATCAATAAAGATAAAATGCCTGCACTTACTGACGATCAATTGAAAGAAATTATGTTCAGAATGGTGTTTACCCGTACTTGGGATGATCGCGCAGTTAATCTTGGTCGTCAAGGCCGTCTGGGTTTCTATGCACCGGTATCCGGTCAGGAAGCGACGATGGTTGGTAGTGAATTCGCCTTGGAGAAAGAAGATTTCGTATGCCCGGGTTACCGCGACATTCCGCAGCTCGTCTGGCACGGACTTCCATTATACCAGGCTTTCTTGTATTCTCGTGGCCACCAGCACGGTGGAGAAATTCCTGAAGGTGTAAATGTGCTGATGCCTCAGATTATCATTGGTGCGCAGATTTTGCACGCTACAGGGATCGCAATGGGCTACAAGCTGAAGAAACAGAAGAGCGTTGCAATTGCCTATACAGGTGATGGCGGTTCTTCCGAAGGCGATTTCTATGAAGGTATGAACTTTGCAGGACGCTTTAAACTGCCAGTTATCTTCTTTGTACAAAATAATGGTTATGCAATTACGACTCCGTTCGCCAAACAAACGGCTTCCAAATCGATCGCTCACAAAGCTATTGCAGCAGGTATTCCCGGCGTCAAAGTTGATGGTATGGATATCTTTGCAGTTATCAGTGCAGTACAAGACGCTGCTGTACGTGCTCGTAATGGCGAAGGCGCAACACTGATTGAAGCTGTGACTTACCGTTTCCGTCCACATTCCCTTTCTGACGATGCCAGTAAATATCGTTCTAAAGAAGAAGAAGGACAATGGAATGAGAAAGACCCAATCGCCCGTCTTGCCAAGTATTTGGAGAAGAAAGGCCTCTGGACCGATGAAGATACAGCACGTGTGAGAGAAGAAGCGAAAGCAACTGTGAATGAGCAGATTAAAAAAGCAGAGCAAACACCGAAAATGACCATTTCCGGTCTGATTGATACAATGTATGAAACAACTCCACAGTATCTGGAAGAGCAAAAAGCCGATTTTGAATAA
- a CDS encoding alpha-ketoacid dehydrogenase subunit beta, translating to MAQMNMKEAIRDAMRVELNRDPNVLIFGEDVGNVGGVFRVTEGLQKEFGEDRVFDTPLAESAIGGLAVGLGIQGFRPIAEIQFVGFIFEALDQIVIQAARLRWRSGGKYNAPIVFRTPFGGGVKAAELHTDSLEGLIAQSPGIKVVIPSNPYDAKGLLIAAIRDNDPVFFMEHLNLYHAFRAEVPEGEYTIELGKANIVREGTDVTIVTYGLMVHTSTKAAEQLEKEGISVEIIDLRTVSPIDIDTIMTSVKKTNRVIVVQEAQKSAGVAAEVIAQINEKGILHLEAPVLRIAGPDTVYPFAQIEDTWLPNPARIIAGVKKVMEF from the coding sequence ATGGCACAAATGAATATGAAAGAAGCGATCCGCGACGCAATGCGCGTTGAACTGAATCGTGACCCTAACGTTCTTATCTTCGGAGAGGATGTAGGTAATGTAGGTGGCGTATTCCGTGTAACGGAAGGGCTGCAGAAGGAGTTTGGCGAAGATCGTGTATTCGATACTCCGCTGGCTGAATCCGCAATCGGCGGTTTAGCAGTGGGTCTAGGCATACAAGGTTTCCGTCCGATTGCTGAGATTCAGTTCGTTGGTTTCATCTTTGAAGCGCTTGATCAGATCGTCATTCAGGCTGCGCGCTTGCGCTGGCGTTCAGGCGGTAAATATAATGCACCAATCGTATTCCGCACACCTTTTGGCGGCGGGGTTAAGGCAGCTGAGCTGCACACTGATTCCCTGGAAGGTCTGATCGCTCAAAGTCCAGGTATCAAAGTAGTCATTCCATCCAATCCTTATGATGCAAAAGGTCTGTTGATCGCGGCTATCCGTGACAATGACCCTGTATTCTTCATGGAGCATTTGAACTTGTATCATGCATTCCGTGCTGAAGTGCCAGAAGGCGAATATACCATTGAGCTTGGAAAAGCGAACATTGTTCGTGAAGGCACGGACGTCACCATTGTTACCTACGGCCTGATGGTACATACATCCACTAAAGCGGCCGAGCAGCTTGAAAAAGAAGGCATCAGTGTTGAGATCATCGATCTGCGCACGGTTAGTCCTATCGATATCGATACGATCATGACTTCTGTGAAGAAAACCAATCGTGTCATTGTTGTACAGGAAGCACAGAAGAGTGCAGGCGTAGCTGCTGAAGTTATCGCACAAATCAATGAAAAAGGCATACTCCATTTGGAAGCTCCAGTCCTTCGTATTGCAGGTCCTGATACTGTGTATCCGTTCGCGCAAATTGAAGATACCTGGCTCCCTAACCCTGCACGTATTATTGCAGGCGTGAAGAAAGTTATGGAATTTTAA
- a CDS encoding dihydrolipoamide acetyltransferase family protein yields MAKFEYRFPELGEGLHEGEIIKMHIKAGDKVTDDDIVMEVQNDKAVVEVPSPVNGTVLEVLTKDGQVCRVGDVVAIIDAEGDVPEQEAPAGDHGSQEADAAKGSADTTSSPAATSPADAKEGGAAVSAVPAPDRDVLATPSVRKFARDQSVDISKVNGSGKNGKITHEDVEAFLSGGSAPAAAVTATEEAAPKTETKAAAPAPAAGNVSLEEERVPFKGIRKAIANAMVKSAYTAPHVTIMDEVDVTELVAFRTRMKPVAEKKGVKVTYLPFIVKALVAASRQFPALNAMIDEESNEIVYKKYYNIGIATDTDNGLIVPVIKDADRKSIWMIASSISDLALRGRDGKLASHEMKGSTISISNIGSAGGMFFTPIINFPEVAILGTGRITEKPVVKNGEIVAAPVMALSLSFDHRIIDGATAQNFMNYIKMLLANPDMLVMEV; encoded by the coding sequence TTGGCAAAATTTGAGTACCGGTTCCCTGAACTAGGTGAAGGCCTGCATGAAGGCGAAATCATCAAAATGCATATCAAGGCCGGAGATAAAGTAACTGACGATGATATTGTTATGGAAGTTCAGAATGATAAAGCAGTAGTAGAAGTACCTTCTCCGGTAAACGGCACGGTGCTAGAAGTATTGACTAAGGATGGACAGGTTTGCCGTGTTGGCGACGTTGTGGCGATTATTGATGCTGAGGGCGATGTTCCTGAACAGGAAGCTCCGGCTGGAGACCACGGTTCCCAAGAGGCGGATGCCGCAAAAGGAAGCGCAGATACAACTTCTTCCCCTGCAGCAACTAGTCCAGCAGACGCTAAAGAAGGCGGAGCGGCAGTTTCAGCCGTACCAGCTCCTGACCGTGATGTTCTGGCAACACCAAGTGTCCGTAAATTTGCCCGCGATCAAAGTGTAGACATTTCGAAAGTGAATGGCAGCGGAAAAAATGGCAAAATCACTCACGAAGATGTTGAAGCCTTCTTGAGCGGTGGTTCGGCACCTGCAGCAGCAGTTACAGCAACTGAAGAAGCAGCTCCAAAAACAGAAACAAAAGCAGCAGCACCTGCACCAGCCGCTGGCAATGTTAGTCTTGAAGAAGAACGTGTGCCGTTCAAGGGCATTCGCAAAGCGATCGCTAATGCTATGGTTAAATCGGCTTACACTGCTCCACATGTTACCATCATGGATGAAGTAGACGTAACTGAACTGGTTGCCTTCCGTACCCGTATGAAGCCAGTTGCTGAGAAAAAAGGCGTTAAGGTAACCTACCTTCCGTTTATTGTCAAAGCACTCGTAGCAGCTTCCCGTCAATTCCCTGCACTTAATGCAATGATTGATGAAGAATCCAATGAAATTGTTTATAAGAAATATTACAACATCGGTATCGCTACCGATACAGATAACGGCTTGATCGTTCCAGTTATCAAGGATGCTGATCGTAAGAGCATCTGGATGATCGCCAGCAGTATCAGCGACCTGGCTTTGCGTGGACGTGATGGTAAGCTTGCATCGCATGAAATGAAAGGCAGCACGATCTCGATCAGCAACATCGGCTCTGCCGGCGGCATGTTCTTTACTCCAATCATTAATTTCCCAGAAGTGGCTATCCTCGGAACTGGCCGCATCACAGAGAAACCAGTTGTAAAGAATGGCGAAATCGTAGCGGCTCCTGTAATGGCCTTGTCCCTGAGCTTTGATCACCGAATTATTGATGGCGCAACAGCACAGAACTTCATGAATTACATCAAAATGCTGCTTGCTAATCCTGATATGCTAGTTATGGAGGTGTAA
- the lpdA gene encoding dihydrolipoyl dehydrogenase, whose amino-acid sequence MVVGDASLDIDTLIIGAGPGGYVAAIRAAQLGQKVIIVDKSEVGGVCLNRGCIPSKALISAAHQYESAQHGAVFGVTAENVKVDFAKTQEFKNGVVKRMTSGVSSLLKGNKIEVFNGECMFISDTEARVFNEHESPRYRFKNCIIATGSRPIELKPFPFGGRILSSTEALELPEIPKSMIVIGGGYIGAELGQMYSKFGTKVTIIEGLDTVLPGFDKDMTRLVAKNMAKTGIEIVTNAKAESAVQNDKEVTVKYSVGGEAKEVTAEYLLVTVGRRPNTDGELGLDLIGLELDERGLIKVDHQGRTSIPHIYAIGDIVPGLALAHKASYEGKIAAEAISGHKSVVDYKVIPAVVFTDPECSSVGLTEKEAKDKGFKVKSGKFPFAGNGRAVSLNAPDGFIRLVANEENNLVLGAQIVGIEASNLIAELGLAIEMGATLEDIALTIHAHPTLGEIVMEAAELVEGHPIHVMK is encoded by the coding sequence ATGGTAGTTGGAGATGCTTCACTCGATATTGATACTTTGATTATTGGTGCAGGTCCTGGTGGGTATGTGGCAGCTATTCGTGCCGCACAGCTCGGCCAGAAAGTTATAATCGTGGATAAATCGGAAGTGGGCGGCGTGTGCTTGAACCGCGGCTGTATTCCTTCCAAAGCGCTGATCTCTGCAGCACATCAATACGAATCTGCGCAGCATGGTGCAGTTTTCGGTGTTACGGCTGAGAACGTTAAGGTGGATTTCGCCAAAACTCAAGAGTTCAAGAATGGCGTTGTCAAAAGAATGACCAGCGGTGTATCTAGTCTCTTAAAAGGCAACAAAATTGAAGTGTTTAACGGTGAGTGCATGTTCATCAGCGACACGGAAGCACGTGTATTCAATGAACATGAATCTCCACGTTACCGTTTCAAGAACTGTATCATTGCGACCGGATCACGTCCGATCGAACTTAAGCCTTTCCCATTCGGTGGCCGTATTCTTTCCTCGACCGAAGCACTTGAACTTCCAGAAATTCCGAAGAGCATGATCGTTATCGGCGGTGGATACATCGGTGCTGAACTTGGCCAAATGTACTCTAAATTCGGCACTAAAGTAACGATTATTGAAGGTCTGGATACTGTTCTGCCAGGCTTCGATAAGGATATGACTCGTCTTGTTGCCAAGAACATGGCCAAGACTGGCATCGAAATCGTTACGAATGCCAAAGCTGAAAGTGCTGTACAGAATGACAAGGAAGTAACCGTGAAATACTCCGTTGGCGGCGAAGCCAAAGAAGTTACTGCGGAATACCTGCTCGTTACAGTCGGCCGTCGTCCGAACACGGATGGCGAACTAGGTCTAGATCTAATCGGTCTGGAACTTGACGAACGCGGATTGATTAAGGTTGACCATCAGGGTCGTACTAGCATTCCACATATCTATGCTATCGGGGACATTGTTCCTGGTCTGGCACTGGCTCATAAAGCTTCTTACGAAGGTAAAATCGCTGCTGAAGCGATCTCCGGACACAAATCTGTGGTTGACTACAAAGTCATCCCGGCTGTCGTGTTCACTGATCCTGAATGCTCTAGCGTAGGCTTGACTGAGAAGGAAGCGAAGGACAAAGGCTTTAAAGTGAAGAGTGGCAAGTTCCCGTTCGCTGGTAACGGCCGCGCAGTTTCTTTAAACGCTCCTGACGGCTTTATCAGACTTGTAGCTAACGAAGAGAACAATCTGGTTCTCGGCGCACAAATCGTGGGTATTGAAGCTTCCAACCTGATTGCTGAACTGGGTCTGGCGATTGAAATGGGCGCAACGCTTGAAGATATTGCTTTGACTATCCATGCCCATCCAACCCTTGGCGAAATTGTCATGGAAGCGGCTGAACTGGTAGAAGGCCATCCAATTCACGTAATGAAATAA
- a CDS encoding S66 peptidase family protein, whose product MRADKLRLGDEIRIISPSRSLALISTEQREQAKRQLESIGFRISFSKNSLETDEFASSTIESRIEDLHDAFLDPNVKGILTTLGGFNCNQLLRYIDYSIIESNPKRLCGYSDITALSNAIFAKTGLITYSGPHFSTFAMLHGNEYTVEYFQKIMLSNEEIILKASDQWSDYDWHLDQENRIFSKNEGPYIINAGHAQGILIGGNLCTLNLLQGTEFMPSLLNSILFLEDDYESLPATFDRDLQSLIHLPEFGNVKGIVIGRFQKASQMTENLLRKIIKSKRELLRIPIIADVDFGHTSPQITFPIGGRVSINANEKGIELLIAE is encoded by the coding sequence ATGCGAGCTGATAAATTACGGTTAGGTGATGAAATACGAATTATTTCGCCATCTAGAAGCTTAGCTTTAATATCGACCGAGCAAAGAGAACAGGCTAAAAGGCAACTTGAGAGCATTGGTTTTAGAATCTCATTTTCAAAAAATTCATTGGAAACTGATGAGTTTGCCTCTTCAACGATCGAATCGCGAATTGAGGATCTGCACGATGCTTTTTTGGACCCAAACGTCAAGGGCATATTAACTACCCTCGGCGGCTTTAATTGTAATCAGTTATTGAGGTACATAGATTATTCAATCATAGAATCTAACCCCAAAAGACTATGCGGATATTCTGATATTACAGCATTAAGTAATGCCATTTTTGCTAAAACTGGTCTTATCACCTATTCTGGCCCACATTTTTCTACTTTCGCAATGCTCCATGGTAATGAGTATACTGTTGAATATTTCCAGAAAATAATGCTAAGCAATGAAGAGATTATCCTTAAGGCTTCAGATCAATGGAGTGATTATGATTGGCATTTAGACCAGGAGAACCGTATATTCTCGAAGAATGAGGGGCCATACATCATTAATGCTGGACACGCGCAGGGAATTCTGATTGGTGGCAATCTATGTACATTAAATCTGCTGCAAGGAACTGAGTTTATGCCTAGCTTATTGAATTCAATACTTTTTCTAGAGGATGATTACGAGTCACTTCCCGCCACTTTTGACAGAGACTTGCAATCGCTTATTCATCTGCCTGAATTTGGAAATGTTAAAGGAATTGTGATTGGCAGATTTCAAAAAGCATCGCAAATGACCGAGAATTTATTGAGAAAAATAATAAAATCAAAAAGAGAATTACTACGAATTCCTATCATTGCGGATGTGGATTTTGGGCATACCTCACCACAGATAACCTTTCCAATTGGAGGGCGAGTATCTA